CACTGAACGTATTGCCGATTCCCTCGGAATTACCGATTACCTGGCAACCATCAGTACGGCTTGCTCTTCATCTGCTAATAGCCTGATGTTTGGAGCCAAATTAATTGAGAATGGTATCGTGGATAGGGTAGTGGCCGGTGGAGCAGATTCTCTGTGCCGCTTCACTCTAAATGGGTTCAACACCTTAATGATTCTCGATAAACAGGAATGCAGGCCTTATGATAAGGACAGACAAGGATTAAACTTGGGCGAAGGTGCCGGTTTTGTAGTTTTAGAATCAGAAGCCCTTGTAAAGAAATACAACAAAAAGCCTTATGCAGAGCTTAAAGGATATGCCAATGCCTGCGATGCCTATCACCAAACAGCTTCTTCTCCCGATGGTGCAGGCGCTTACGCTGCCATGAAACAAGCTATTGATATGGCCGGATTAAATCCTTCCGATATCGATTACATTAACCTGCATGGAACAGCAACCCTCATCAACGACCAAAGTGAAGGTAGAGCCGTTCAGAATTTATTTGGTGACCAGGTTCCTTATGCAAGTAGTACCAAATCCTTTACCGGACATACCTTAGGTGCTGCCGGTGGAATTGAAGCGGTTTTTAGTTGCTTAGCCATAC
The genomic region above belongs to Bacteroidia bacterium and contains:
- a CDS encoding beta-ketoacyl-[acyl-carrier-protein] synthase family protein, which gives rise to MKIFITGIGVISPIGTNVPQTLESFKHSKAGIADFQILNTRHQGQLPVAEVKFSNEELAKMGGVDPKDGFSRTALLAVIAAKEAVKDAGILEISEEKTGLISANTVGGMGTSENHYKSFLDYTKTGDFLRYIDTHDCGESTERIADSLGITDYLATISTACSSSANSLMFGAKLIENGIVDRVVAGGADSLCRFTLNGFNTLMILDKQECRPYDKDRQGLNLGEGAGFVVLESEALVKKYNKKPYAELKGYANACDAYHQTASSPDGAGAYAAMKQAIDMAGLNPSDIDYINLHGTATLINDQSEGRAVQNLFGDQVPYASSTKSFTGHTLGAAGGIEAVFSCLAIRNGMVFPNLRFSERIEDLRFEPVKKLLENVEISSVLSNSFGFGGNNSALLFTKPE